In the genome of Phycodurus eques isolate BA_2022a chromosome 22, UOR_Pequ_1.1, whole genome shotgun sequence, the window ACAttgaattcatttattcatgaattatttgtttttatgtttgtgtgttttattttagtctATTTGTTGTTTATGAATCCAGAGTATAGTGGATAGTTGCatcaaatcattaaaaatatttgtcccATTTTTTTTCGAGCATGTTGGGTTAAGTTTTTTCTGTGAGTCGAGTTTAATTTATATCAGCGGCAATTTATGGCCAACATACACTGAGTCTTTCTGACACAAATGCACAAAACGTTAATTTGTGTCCATTCATTTAATTTCTTCATGTTCGTACTCAGAAGGTTGATGATTtattccattattatttttttaatggacaaAAATGGATTATAACAAAAAGTGTTGATCATGAGTACTAAGGCAACATTTTCTCCTGAaagaaatatgcaaatcattaaTTTTTTCTGCATCAGTGCTGAGTGAAGTGTAACCATGGCAACCGGAAGCAACTCCCTCTTCTCGGCCTTGCAGGTGCGGGGCTGGCGTGAGCTGGAGAAATGTGAGGAGAAGGCAAAGAAGAAGTCCAACGGGGGCAGAGGTCACAGGGGCGAGCGGGAGGCAAAGCAGCGGGACGCAGGCCTCGCGTCAGGTGACGGCGTTCGCGCTCTGACCGCCCTCGGCGGGCGTGAAGAACTGGACCTTGGGCGAGACCATGCCGGAGTTGTTTCGCCGTAAGcttccgccgccgccgccgccgccgccgccgcctttgCGCATGGAGTTGTTGCGCCGCATGGAGTTCCTCTTCCTCAGAGAGTTCTGGTGGGACAGCTCGCTCTTCTGCAGCGTCTGGATCAAGATGGACGGCTTCTCGTCCAGCTCGCGGGCGCTGCAGCGGGGCGTGGCCACCTGTCGCCACGGCAACGACAACAAGGTCAAGCCTTCTACGGCGTACGACTGAGAGTTCAGCATCCGTCACCATTTCAAGTCAGCTTTCAGTTTCGGTCACTACAGTCGACAGCTATTCAAAGCGCTTTTGTTTTAGATGCCTGAGTTGCACATCAGTCACTTAAAAGCAGTTTTCAAATCTACGTTTGAGAGGAGCGTGCCCCCTTTTGTCGTGACTGAAATATGCAATGTGCAAATAGAAAACACCGAACAGCTGTTTACCGCAGTGACTGACAGAGGAGAAAAATGGCCGAACGCTCGTTGAAAAGAACAGTAAGGGGACTCGAAATGCGGTTCCCGAGCGACCGACCCGCACTGTGTTGCCAAACTTGGAGTAGTCCACCGAGTAGACGCCCTCCTCCTCGGTCACGATGGGGACGAAGCGGTGGCCCCACTGGATCTCCTCGGAGACGTAGGAGGTCCGGGCTTGCGTGGTGATGCCGGTGGTCTCCACCACGCCCTCCAGGATCACGATCACCTCCAGGTCGCTGCACTGCAGCTCCATGGCCGACAGCTCGTACAGCGGACTGCGCTCACACACACGCCGCACCGATTTACAGCCGCGCGCGGTGTAGTACCGCGCTGGgccacaacatgccgggcagcgctgagctctactggaagatGCGCAGCGTGATTCAAAGCGAGACGAAGAGGCAGAGAACGTCGCAGAGCAGATAAACCAAACAAACCGAAAAAGCCTGTTTGTCTGCGCCGCTGCTCCGCGCGTGCTCAAGTAGCGCACGTTTGAACGTTTACGATTACCGTAGAGGCCACGCAAGTTTGCGCGAGCCCATCTACGATGTTCCGCGTTGTATGTCAGCAGTAAGCtatgatcgtttttttttcatgaagtcAAAAGTGTTACATGTCGTTGTTTACAATTTGAAAAAGGGTGACCATTCTTCATTCCGCTTTTGTGGTGtgacattcaaatgttttattttggaaaaaagagTGCGCTTTAAACATTGACCCTTCCCTTCGCCTTTCTTCCGTATTTGAATACGTTTGCGTGTTATCGGAAGGATTTGACCGTGTCGAGTTCCGATGGCGCGGGCGCGTACCTGTTCTTGTCGATGACGTGGCAGATGATGAGCGGGGCGAGCAGGAAGAGGTCCACGGCGCTCTCGGTCTGGACGTCGATCTGGTGGATGGGGATGACCTCGCCCTCGGGCGTGCTCGTCTTCCTCACCACCTGCGCGCCAACGTCACACACGCCGGGTGGAGTTGCTAACGACACCAGAGGAAGTCAAACTCGGGACTTCCTGTCTGCCGACGTTAATCGGACCCCGAGCGCTGTAGCGGCTGGTTTTTATTTCGTTGACATATTATtcttcaaaaggaaattcataCTCGAGAGAAGAATGAATCGAATCCTACATTCAATATATTTGACTAATTTCAGGAATAAtactcaataaataaatgctatGATGAAGTAATTCATGCTCACTGTAATCAATGAATTATTACATGTGAACTAATTGTTCAATCAAATCGACGTATGTCATCTAGCTCACTGGAATGAGTTTTTGCGTGATTATTGACGGCGAATCTCGTCAGCATTTACGGAACGAGACGACGGCGAGAAGCGACCTGCAGCCTGACGGTGGCGCCGATGATCATGCTCTTCCTCAGGTCGCCGATGCGGATCATGAAGCACAGGCGGTTGTTGCGGACGGCGATGACGGCGTGGCGGCTGAAGATGAGCGTCTCGGCGCGCCGGTTGGACTGCGCCGTCTTCATGAAGATGCAACCTGGAGCGAAGAGCGGCGGCGTCACGGCGCGAGGTGGCGCCGGCGATGGCGACTGCGGCCTACCCAGCATGACGGCGTTGATGATGAGGCCCACGATGTTCTGCAGGATCAGCACGGTGATGGCGGCGGGACACTGCTCGGTGATCATGCGGCCGCCGAACCCGATGGTCACCTGCACCTCGATGGAGAACAGGAAGGCCGACGTGAACGACCTGCACGGACCAAAAGGCGCATCGTCACGCGTGGAAATGTGGCAATCCTCCGCGCGGACGGAAATATCGGCGTCCGGTATCGGCAGCCTCGTATCGCTCGATACCGTGACACTTTCAGCGGCCAATCAGGAGGAGGCGGGCGGCTGAAGAGTGGGCGGGGCCGAAGACGGTGACGTCACGTCCACTCCTTCCGCGACGACACGCGGCCGAGCGGCTCTTACTTGACGTTGGTGACGCAGTGCGCGGCGTGGAGGCGCTGCGGGTCCAGGTCCCCGTGCGCGAAGGCCACCAGCCACCAGCTCATGGCGAAGAGCAGCCAGCTGCTGACGAAGGTGGTGGTGAAGATGACGAGCGTGAAGCGCCACTTGAGGTCCACCAGCGTGGTGAAGACGTCCTGCAGGAAGCGGCCCTGCTCGCGGATGTTCTTGTGCGCCAGGTTGCACGAGCCGTTCTTGGCGATGAAGCGCGCCTTGTTCACCCGGTCGCGGAAGACCGGCTTGCGGGGCGTGCGCGACACCAGCCCCGGCAGGCCGAACTCCTCCGGGATGATGCTCTTGCGAGCCAGCATGCTGCCCTGCCGTGCCGTGCGCCTTTGACGCAAGCAAAGCGCGTCCGGCCGCCTTTTAGGCGCCCGCCCGGGAGCCGCCTCCGCTCTGAGGAGGGCTGGGACGGCCTTACGACCTCCTCAGCCCGGAGACCGGCTCCGCTGCCTTAGCCGGTCGGCGAGTCCACATCTGCCGGCCGCCAAAAACACAACATTCCAAAGGCGCAAAAGATCAGCAAATCGGCTCCAAAAGTCGACACCCCAAATGCTCAGCGGGCGCTTGTTGGAGCCGCCGGGCGGCGCTAGTGAGCAGAGTAGGGCTCCCGAAAatgggggcggggcgggggcggTGGGACAAGTTACGAAAGTGACAGAAGAGGGAAAAGTCTCCAAATGGCACCTAAACCTGCATGATATTATTGCTGTCACCGAGCTTGATGGTAAAATATTGGCAGCTGCTCGATGCATGAATTTTCATCATTGCTATCGGTGTCCAGATGCCACAAAAAATTGCTACGATTTGTCTTTATGTCACCAAAACTACAAGATTTAGCTGAATTATGaacaatatttcatatttgaaaGCGTAAGGAACTGGCTGGATGTTCATTGCAACAAAGAATTGTCTTCAATAATAATCGCAACTCAACATGTTGCTTTTTCATTTGTCATGACTGAGTTTTCATGCAATTtgacgagcaaaaaaaaaacaacaaaaaaatcctatTGTTGAACTCATGATTTCATTTTCCCGATACCACAGGACTGGAGATGTCATTTTTGAGatgaacaacaaaacaaaaatcaagacTCGTTGGAGAACAACAGTGCAACGAAAGATTTTGAAAGGGCTTTCACGATGCACATTTTGGCTGCGTAGTCATCACAGAACCGCTCAGCGCAGAaggtaaaaacatttattttccaaagtcatcTCGTGAACGTTCCAACGTACTTGCGGGTGGCAAAAGGCGACGGGCCGACGAGAAAACGTCTTCGTTTGAAAGTCAGTCGACAAGAAGATGTTTCGTGCGCTAAGTTGCACGCCGGCCATCAAGTTGATTAGAAAATAAAacccggtggaaattcagacatcgTGAACACGATCATCGAGGGACCGGCTGAAAAATGGACTTTTCTATTCCTCGGATTAACGGCGCTTCGGCGCTTCAATGCATCGCGCAAACTCTTTTCGGAGCACTAAACTCCCGCATATTCGGCAATTCGTGGATTTTTGCCACGCGTCGCCGCCCCGTTCACATCGAAATGTCACAATTGGGACctggaatatttttgtttttgttcagctCCAAATATTTGCTGACTATTTGGAGGATGTCCACTGGGTCCGTcaagcaattaaaaacagaacaagTTCTGGATTTTTATCTCTCTGCTATACAAGTATTAAATGAATATTATTCCAAATATGTTTGATAAACATTCAGCATTCAGACAAaaggcttgctttttttttttttttttttaagatttggaCATTCTCATCAGTTTTTACAatccaaataaatacaaacgaCATGAGTTTGTTGTAGGTAATATGGAAATGAAACGTCTTTCAAACAATATCactggcccaaaaaaaaaaatcatcgaaCTCAAACAAATGTCATCCATGTAAGCTTATGAAAGATAGGGCACAGTTTGTAGATTTCTTGCATTTCTTCTTTCTCCGTCTTCCCGCTTGCACGGCCagcgtccgtccgtccgtccgtccgtccgtccgtccgtctacATGTCGGCCTTGACGAAGGACGCGAACATGCCGTCCTCCTGCTCCAGAAGCGTCTCGGGCTTGCCGTACTCCAGGATGTTGCCGCGCTTCATGACGATGACCAGGTCGGCCGTGAGGATGGTGTGCACGCGGTGCTGAGGGGGCCACAGGACACGCTTATTATGGGATGGCGGACACGCTCGCCGgggcaaacgtttgtgctcaaaAGGCCACGTCCCGTTTTTGAAAAGGATAAATGCAAGACGATTATTCATTCGCATTTTTGATTTCCTAATTTATTCATTTCAGTCATTTAATTGTACTTAATTTGacaattgaaataaaacagttcaatgtacagtattatgtcaaattgtttatttCCAAAAAGTTATCTGTATGTCAAATATtgaaattttcattttaataataaagtcATTCGTGCTCACTTTAAAATTCTATGAGTTATAATTCAGTGAGTTCCAATAATTAACAAATTACatactacaaataaataatacatgtacatgcaaaatggtttatttttatttcactttatattttttttctgaaagaatAAATTCATAGAATACGAATATTTTAACTCACAAATTTGAGGGGGGAAAACGGATCAAATcaaaaaatgaaatttcatttcataaaaataatcatgCTCACTGtcatatttataattattttaatgatgacttatgaaccaattatttaatacaataaacGCGGTCATCTAatattgtttaatttcaaatttcattgACCTTAATCACATATTGAGAGGTAAATTCATTCCAAAAAACCGGAGAATTTTAAAAGAAGCAATTTAAAAcgggctaaattaatgcaacaaatgtttTGGACTCTCGCTTGGTGGTCCGCAATCGAGAACTTTGCTGACCTTTTCCCAGCCCCGTTCCAGATTCGGTTTACACGCTCTTCCGAATGCTTTGGTACCAACCGGGCTGTCTCCAGCAGAACCAGAACCAGAACCAGCCCCGACAACAGAGATGGAAAGATGCCAGGAAGAAACAGGAAGAGAGCGGGAGgcgggcggggcggggcggcgcggggcggggcggggcggggcggggggaggtcgagtccgagtggaccgggACTGGCCCGGTCCGGTTCTACTTGTGAGTCCGCACTAGCAGGCCGAAGAGGCTCTCCTCCTGCGCTAGGAGGTTGGGGCCGGAGTCGCTTTCCACCAAAATCCCAGAGGAGAAGACCAACACCTGCCCAGCGTCCAGGATAGAGGAGACGCGGTGCTGAAGGACGGGCGGGTGGGAAAGTACCGGACAGGACAGAACAGGATAGGACACGAGAGGTTGAGACGGAACAGGACGGGATGGGACAAGATAGATAGGGATAGGACGGGAGGAAGCGAGGAGGCGAGAAGAAAAGCGTTTTCGTGATCAAAGTACAGGTCGAACACTTTGAAATGAGAAGAAGTGGGAAAAGGAAGCAAACGGCGTCCAGAAACAAAGCTTGGCGTAAAGCCAAAGACTCACTGCGATGGTGACCACTGTCCGGTCCGCAAACGCCGTCATCACAACTTTCTGTAAGATGTTCtcctgaacacaaacacacgtagaACACATTTGATGAGTGTTTTCATGTTGTAGTTGTATGTATGAACCGTTTGTTCCGTTCAATAAAACAGCGAAAAGCGCATCAGTGACTGTCGCTCCCCTTCCAGTGCCAAGACACTTCGGATCCTACTGACTGAACTTCCCGTTTCctcacgcgcacgcacgcaccgtTGCCATGTCAATGGAGGCGGTGGCCTCGTCCATGATGAGGATGCTGCTCTTCCGCACAAACGCCCGAGCCAAACAGAAGAGCTGCCGCTGACCCACGCTGAAGTTCTCGCCGCCCTCCGTCACCACCGCATCTGCGACACGGGACGGCAACCAATCAGAAAGCGCCAGAGGTGGGACTCGATTCAACGCGACACCCGACGTGAAGCTTATGCGTGCGTACCGAGACCTCCCGGTAACGCCTTGACCATGTTCTTCAGCTGCGCGATCTCTAGCGCCTCCCACAGGCGCTCGTCGTTGCACGTCCGCTCCGGATCCAGATTGAACCTGCGGGAGGTCACGTTGTTTGATTTTGGTTGCGGTAAAACAGATTTATTTCCCACATTTATTGTGTGTCTTCACAAGGGGAAGATCTTTTCCAGTGTCACAGCCGGTCACATCTCGCAGATCAGTGTGAAACACTCgatcgcacacgcacacgcaaacaaaCACAGCGAGGAGGGGGATGTGCGACAGAGGCAAAAAGTCAGATGAAGTCTCTGGCTGAGTTCCTGCTGCGTTACATAGACGGCACAAAAATCCTTGATCCTTGTTCACACACAGTGGAGCAGTTCGGAGTTCCACACGGCACAATTCCATggcctttgttgtttttacaaggCGAAATGTACTGTGTTTGGGCTCATTTGACATTGAAAGTCCAGTTCATTTGGCGAGTGTCGGAAGCGCTCTCATGTGCGCGATAGAAATGAaacgactagaaataatccaccgTCCAAAAAAGTCCTCCCACGACTTCTTCTGCTTGAACAAGATTTATCGGAGGCACTACAGCTGCTTCCAGGTTAACTCCCGAAAAAGAGTACCACTTAAATCAAACAGCCTTGCTCAAACATAAACAGGAAGTTGTCGCTTCAGCCGGGAAGTGTGTCTCCGCGTGTGTGCGCACCTTATGGAGCCACTAAACAAGATGGGGTCCTGCAGGATGATGGACAGGCGAGACCGGAGCGTCTGCAGGGGAAGTTTGCAGATGTCAATCCCGTCTATGACGATCTTtcctggagggaaaaaaacgagACAATTGGGATTCTCTCGAGATCCTCCAAGTCACCCACTTACTGCAACAGCGGCCACCACGCTTGTGTGCGAGGCTCtaacaagcacacacattcaTCAACGTCGAAGTGGCAGCACGTTGGCTAGCGGTTAGCgtgtctgccgcacagttcgGCGGGTTTGGGGTTGGAACTTCGCCAGGTTTTccaggtgtgaaagtgagtgggaATGATTTTTCATCATTATGTACCCTGACATTGACTGGCAACTTGTCCATTGTTTGTCTATCTATACAGAATATAAATGTAACCAAACAAGCCTTTATGGACTCTTGACATCCACTGACATCACTTTCGAGGGAAAAAAGGTTTCCTGGCACCTCTGAGAcatgaaatggaaataaaatcgTTGAAGGGGAAAAACAAGAAGAATGTGTAACGTGTGCCAAGTGTACAATGTGCTCAAACATTATGATCACGATTAAGAGGATTAAAACACCAACTGATTCATGGCCAGTGTTTTAGGTATGAAAGGAAAATCACTGTTTACGTCTCCGCAGAAACTAAAATATTCTTATATCGCTTCATCGTGTCAACAACTTTCATGCCAGCGTGACACTTTTTCCAAAAAAGGGAAGCTGGGAAAGTTGTGAACGTCTTGTTTTAAGGAGACGTAAACAAAGAGGAAGCAAAGAATgagaaacaaagagagaaagaggTCTCACTCTTACCTTCAGAAATGTCCACCATGTTGAAGAAGGCCAAGGACAGCGAGGACTTGCCGCTTCCCGTGCGGCCGCAGATTCCCACCTGGCGGGGACGTGACACGGAGGTGAGGTGAGGCACGGCTCGGACGCTTGACAATAAGACGAGCGGCCGCGCGGCAGGGCTGCGCGGAAGCAGCGCGCACCCATGCTACTTCAGCCGACCTCGCAGCTATGTTTCGCATTCCACACACCAACAGACACGAATACATTCAGGTTAAATTCagcccacaaaaaagtctccagaagtcatgcctgaaaagaaacaggaagtctgccattttggttcgaagcGGACATTTCAGGGTCATTTTGGCGACTTCCAGGTGTTCTTCGAAGATAAACGCCTCCTGAGCTTTTGTCTCATTGCCACCAAATTTGAATCACTTGTGCTTGACAGAAGGCCGGCACCAAATTGCTAGAAATAGTCGTCAACGCACAGAGGTGGAGcatggcagcaaagtttgatgactcgcccaaaaaaaataaatacaacaaattgaAACTGAAAAATGAGGTCAACTCCACACGGTCAGAGCTTGAGCAAACGTCGGCCAATTACCTTCTGGCCCGGCTGGATGTAGGCGTTGACGTGCTTGAGCACGGGTTTGAGCAGGGCGTCGTAGCGCACGCACAGGTCTTGGATCTTGATCTCTCCGTCTTGAGGCCACGTCTCTGGCACCTGAGAAGAATCTGCAGGAAGACACAACAGGGACAAaccttttgacattttggtCTCATCTGCCCATAAAACCTTTTTCAAAGATTCCGAGAAGATGATGATCCAGAAACGTATGTTTGGTGACACTAAAGTTACCCATGGATCCTTCGTAGTTTTCAGACTCAGTACTCAGGAAGCTGTTGACTTTTTTCACCGCCGCCATCTGCACCTCCAAGTCAGCCAGGTTCCTCACCACCCAGTTCAAGTAGTTGGTGACctgcacaaaacacaaccagaTGTTTTTCGTTTTGTTCTAAGATGTCAAACTAGCGACGTCGAGGTGAACTGACCGTGAGGGCATAAGTGAGAGCCAGGCCCACCTCACCTCCGGACGGTTGACCGCAATCCAAACCCCAAATGGACGCCCCGGCCGCAGCCAGCACGATGACGGCCCCCAGGTAGTCCTGAACAAGACAAAACGTCAGCAGGGAGTCTGTCGATTCTCAAGTCATTCACGCAATGCTAATCTGCAAAATGTCCACGGCAGACCAAAGCTAgcgaaaaaaagaaatagagcTGAAGTTGTGAATCTTAAATGAGTTCCTTTGCCAAGCAGAACGAGGTCATTTACTTTGTGTTTTGCTTCGCTGTATTTGTTTCCGATCTTGGAAGTGATGTGTTCAGGGACGTCGACCGGAGCTCTCATCTTGGATGTTATTATTAGACAGTGCAGGTGGACCTAATAACGTGGCAGGTCTCTCACCGTGCGGACCTCCAGCCAGCGGTTGGCGGCCGAGAGGAACAAGTAGGCCGTGTTGTTTGTGTCGGTCAGCTCCAGCATGCGCTGCTTGAAGCGAGCCTCGTGTCTGAAGCAACATTAACCAAGAAAATTCAATAACATCATTATGATCCTCATCAACTCCACTGTGGTCGGGAGGAGCCAACCACTCCTCTGGATGAAGACCAGCTGATAATGGTGGCGGGAAGcttcccttgtgtgtgtgtgtgcacgcgcgtatgcgtgtgtgtgtttgcgtgcgtgcgtgtgtgtgggtagGAGGTCCTCAGGGGGAAGATGTGGAGAAAAAGCGTGAGAGCTGCTGAATGTTGGATCATAACTCTGATGGGAAAGAACACTGAAAAACACCAGGAGGCCTCTTGGTTTGTTTGGCTTCAACAAATCACTCTGAACTGCATGAATGCACGTTACCTAAAGGCTCTGATGGTGGTGAGACCTTCAGCCGTCTCGGAGAAGTGACACAGCAGTGGGAGTTGTGTGGAGTCATCTAGGTCCTGAAGGTCTCTGGTGGGGGGGAGAAGAACAACTGAGGTAGAACCGGTCCACATTAGCAGATGTGCCGTGACTGCGTCTGAGACCcagttgaaaacatttaaaaccttACTCATAATCTAAGATTTGGTAGCTGCACGTTTGTGGTGAACCCAGAGAAAAGTTTGAGTAAAGAGTAAAGTACTTAGCTTAACTTCCTCCAAGGGACGCGCATATCCTCTGAGTGTGGAGTAAGTGTGAAttgcgataaaaaaaaaaaaaattcgccACTAGGAGCACGGGTTGCTTTTAGCGCGTACAAATAACTCACTACTTGACACAACAAGAGCTGTTAATCACGGGCTCTTTCGCATGTTTTGGTACGAAAAAAATGGATTAGTGTGTGACAGAAAACCAAAGTGAGACATACTTCTGTCTTCGGAGCTTCATAAATAGGAACTGCGGAGTACTTGCGCATGACTCCTGAGGAACGGCATTCGTACAAGGACCAC includes:
- the kcnj8 gene encoding ATP-sensitive inward rectifier potassium channel 8 isoform X1, which translates into the protein MLARKSIIPEEFGLPGLVSRTPRKPVFRDRVNKARFIAKNGSCNLAHKNIREQGRFLQDVFTTLVDLKWRFTLVIFTTTFVSSWLLFAMSWWLVAFAHGDLDPQRLHAAHCVTNVKSFTSAFLFSIEVQVTIGFGGRMITEQCPAAITVLILQNIVGLIINAVMLGCIFMKTAQSNRRAETLIFSRHAVIAVRNNRLCFMIRIGDLRKSMIIGATVRLQVVRKTSTPEGEVIPIHQIDVQTESAVDLFLLAPLIICHVIDKNSPLYELSAMELQCSDLEVIVILEGVVETTGITTQARTSYVSEEIQWGHRFVPIVTEEEGVYSVDYSKFGNTVRVATPRCSARELDEKPSILIQTLQKSELSHQNSLRKRNSMRRNNSMRKGGGGGGGGGGSLRRNNSGMVSPKVQFFTPAEGGQSANAVT
- the kcnj8 gene encoding ATP-sensitive inward rectifier potassium channel 8 isoform X2, producing MLARKSIIPEEFGLPGLVSRTPRKPVFRDRVNKARFIAKNGSCNLAHKNIREQGRFLQDVFTTLVDLKWRFTLVIFTTTFVSSWLLFAMSWWLVAFAHGDLDPQRLHAAHCVTNVKSFTSAFLFSIEVQVTIGFGGRMITEQCPAAITVLILQNIVGLIINAVMLGCIFMKTAQSNRRAETLIFSRHAVIAVRNNRLCFMIRIGDLRKSMIIGATVRLQVVRKTSTPEGEVIPIHQIDVQTESAVDLFLLAPLIICHVIDKNRAQRCPACCGPARYYTARGCKSVRRVCERSPLYELSAMELQCSDLEVIVILEGVVETTGITTQARTSYVSEEIQWGHRFVPIVTEEEGVYSVDYSKFGNTVRVATPRCSARELDEKPSILIQTLQKSELSHQNSLRKRNSMRRNNSMRKGGGGGGGGGGSLRRNNSGMVSPKVQFFTPAEGGQSANAVT